Proteins from a single region of Microbacterium sp. zg-Y818:
- a CDS encoding ATP-dependent DNA ligase, with the protein MGRLTFGEGIRVDFEDRALAHLYRAMRGKLHKGEAFHLSWKDDISIGDGRMTVWVHPDTSIVCKLGRPVGELNPAWLAALSVAANSVEGLHLVPEPPASGPERR; encoded by the coding sequence GTGGGACGACTGACGTTCGGTGAGGGGATCCGGGTGGACTTCGAAGACCGCGCCCTCGCCCACCTGTACCGGGCCATGCGGGGAAAGCTCCACAAGGGCGAGGCGTTCCACCTCTCCTGGAAGGATGACATCTCCATCGGCGACGGCCGTATGACCGTGTGGGTCCATCCCGACACATCCATCGTCTGCAAACTGGGTCGTCCGGTGGGCGAGCTGAATCCGGCGTGGCTGGCGGCGTTGTCGGTCGCGGCTAACAGCGTCGAGGGCCTGCATCTGGTCCCCGAGCCCCCCGCGTCGGGGCCGGAGAGACGCTGA
- a CDS encoding o-succinylbenzoate synthase, whose amino-acid sequence MPSIPPLDELIRDAVVVSLPLATRFRGVDTREAMLLRGPAGWTEFSPFLEYDDAEASAWLAGAIDFGWNEAPQPLRDRVLVNATVPAVAADRVGDVLARFDGCRTAKVKVAERGQVLADDVARVRAVRAAMGPEGRVRIDANGAWNVDEAEHALHALAEFDLEYVEQPCASIPEMAELRARIRYMDIPVAADESVRKAADPLAVARAGAADILVVKAQPLGGVHRALQLVAEAGLPAVVSSALDTSIGLSMGVALAAALPTLDFDCGLGTSALFVDDVAAPALAPQGGALAVGRMQPDAAALAARAAPADRRAWWLDRIARCYAVLDSVS is encoded by the coding sequence GTGCCATCGATCCCTCCGCTCGACGAACTGATCCGCGACGCCGTCGTCGTGTCCCTCCCCCTCGCCACCCGGTTCCGCGGCGTGGACACGCGCGAGGCGATGCTGCTGCGCGGCCCTGCCGGCTGGACGGAGTTCTCCCCCTTCCTCGAGTACGACGATGCGGAGGCCTCCGCCTGGCTGGCGGGCGCGATCGACTTCGGCTGGAACGAGGCGCCGCAGCCGCTGCGCGACCGCGTGCTCGTCAACGCCACCGTTCCCGCCGTCGCAGCCGACCGCGTCGGCGACGTGCTCGCTCGCTTCGACGGATGCCGCACGGCCAAGGTGAAGGTGGCCGAGCGCGGCCAGGTGCTCGCCGACGACGTCGCCCGCGTCCGCGCCGTGCGCGCAGCGATGGGGCCCGAGGGCCGCGTGCGCATCGACGCCAACGGCGCCTGGAACGTCGACGAGGCCGAGCACGCCCTGCACGCCCTCGCCGAATTCGACCTCGAGTACGTCGAGCAGCCGTGCGCGAGCATCCCGGAGATGGCCGAGCTGCGAGCCCGCATCCGGTACATGGACATCCCGGTGGCCGCGGACGAGAGCGTCCGCAAAGCCGCCGACCCGCTGGCGGTCGCCCGCGCGGGCGCCGCAGACATCCTCGTGGTCAAGGCCCAGCCGCTGGGCGGCGTCCACCGCGCGCTGCAGCTCGTCGCCGAGGCAGGGCTCCCCGCCGTCGTCTCCAGCGCCCTGGACACGTCGATCGGCCTGTCGATGGGGGTCGCTCTGGCGGCCGCTCTGCCGACATTGGACTTCGACTGCGGCCTCGGCACCTCAGCGCTGTTCGTCGACGATGTCGCCGCCCCGGCGCTCGCGCCCCAGGGCGGGGCGCTTGCGGTCGGCCGCATGCAGCCGGATGCCGCAGCACTCGCCGCCCGCGCGGCGCCGGCAGACCGCCGGGCGTGGTGGCTCGACCGGATCGCGCGCTGCTACGCCGTGCTGGATTCGGTCAGCTGA
- a CDS encoding LLM class F420-dependent oxidoreductase, translating to MPLLDTPVRLGIQLQPQHALYPAFREAVMRLEEMGVDILFNWDHFFPLSGDPEGLHFESWTMLAAWAEQTERVEFGALVNCNSYRNPDLQADMARTIDHISAKGGTGRFIFGTGAGWFERDYDEYGYEFGTPGSRLRDLEQGLARIEKRWEKLNPAPTRRIPVMIGGQGEQKTLRLVARHADIWHSFVGPDNLPHKLSVVEKWAEVEQRPTDGLIISNELKDRDEDVADALYDSGVRLYTLGFQGPDWDYALVERWLRWRDGKNA from the coding sequence ATGCCTCTTCTCGACACGCCGGTACGTCTCGGCATCCAGCTGCAGCCCCAGCACGCCCTGTACCCCGCCTTCCGCGAGGCCGTGATGCGGCTGGAGGAGATGGGGGTGGACATCCTGTTCAACTGGGACCACTTCTTCCCGCTCTCGGGCGACCCCGAGGGTCTGCACTTCGAGTCGTGGACGATGCTCGCCGCGTGGGCCGAGCAGACCGAGCGGGTCGAGTTCGGTGCCCTGGTCAACTGCAACAGCTACCGCAACCCCGACCTGCAGGCCGACATGGCCCGCACGATCGACCACATCTCGGCCAAGGGCGGGACGGGCCGGTTCATCTTCGGCACCGGCGCCGGTTGGTTCGAGCGGGACTACGACGAGTACGGCTACGAGTTCGGCACTCCGGGCTCGCGCCTGCGCGACCTCGAGCAGGGCCTGGCCCGCATCGAGAAGCGGTGGGAGAAGCTCAACCCGGCGCCCACGCGCCGCATCCCCGTCATGATCGGAGGCCAGGGCGAGCAGAAGACGCTGCGCCTGGTCGCCCGTCACGCCGACATCTGGCACAGCTTCGTGGGACCCGACAACCTGCCCCACAAGCTCTCGGTGGTCGAGAAGTGGGCCGAGGTCGAACAGCGCCCGACGGATGGGCTGATCATCTCGAACGAGCTCAAGGACCGCGACGAGGACGTCGCCGACGCCCTCTACGACAGCGGCGTTCGCCTGTACACGCTCGGCTTCCAGGGCCCGGACTGGGACTACGCGCTCGTCGAGCGCTGGCTGCGCTGGCGCGACGGCAAGAACGCCTGA
- a CDS encoding ATP-dependent DNA ligase, protein MGKFMYENLVKADFEDRLLAHLQVVIGAKQRRGESFSFTWKDDISVGDGTTSVWIHPRCTLAYKFYGGRKPIINRAWVEQMMLTANSTRGLYILSEPTETSRVTEEVVV, encoded by the coding sequence ATGGGCAAGTTCATGTACGAGAACCTCGTCAAAGCCGATTTCGAGGATCGGCTGCTGGCGCACCTGCAAGTGGTGATCGGCGCGAAACAGCGGCGGGGAGAGTCCTTCTCGTTCACCTGGAAGGACGACATCAGCGTGGGAGACGGCACCACGTCGGTGTGGATCCATCCGCGGTGCACCCTGGCGTACAAGTTCTACGGTGGCCGCAAGCCGATCATCAACCGGGCGTGGGTCGAGCAGATGATGTTGACGGCCAACTCCACGCGGGGGCTCTACATCCTGTCCGAGCCGACCGAAACCAGCCGGGTCACGGAAGAGGTCGTCGTATGA
- a CDS encoding TetR/AcrR family transcriptional regulator has protein sequence MADPRPLTRSRENTRGRLLDAALEVFAEVGLDGASVEKVCERAGFTRGAFYSNFASKGELFLALIARVAEVKIEEAETRVRGLDADSVSTDPADLLRRLVGLSVGPGIDPALGSEIRAQALRDPQMAQAYLAWQDGMIARISQIVSRLVDAYGFRLRLPADEVARLFVAIADDTSVRAALQGLNEERAGELLNARAERLAAALVDPPVS, from the coding sequence ATGGCGGATCCGCGCCCGCTCACGCGCAGTCGAGAGAACACCCGCGGCCGCCTGCTGGACGCCGCGCTGGAGGTGTTCGCGGAGGTCGGGCTCGATGGGGCCTCCGTCGAGAAGGTGTGCGAGCGCGCCGGCTTCACCCGGGGCGCCTTCTACTCGAACTTCGCCTCCAAGGGCGAGCTGTTCCTCGCCCTCATCGCTCGGGTCGCCGAGGTGAAGATCGAGGAGGCCGAGACGCGCGTGCGCGGCCTCGACGCCGACAGTGTCTCGACCGACCCGGCCGATCTACTGCGCCGCCTGGTCGGGCTGTCGGTGGGTCCCGGCATCGATCCCGCGCTCGGCAGCGAGATCCGCGCGCAGGCGCTGCGGGATCCCCAGATGGCGCAGGCGTACCTCGCCTGGCAGGACGGCATGATCGCCCGCATCTCGCAGATCGTCTCGCGGCTGGTCGACGCCTACGGCTTCCGTCTGCGGCTGCCCGCCGACGAGGTGGCGCGTCTGTTCGTCGCGATCGCCGACGACACCTCCGTGCGCGCCGCGCTGCAGGGCCTGAACGAGGAGCGCGCCGGCGAGCTGCTCAACGCCCGAGCCGAGCGACTGGCCGCAGCGCTCGTGGACCCGCCGGTCAGCTGA
- a CDS encoding MMPL family transporter has translation MSTLLFSLGRWSYRHPWRVLVAWVLLLSLAGGGALAFMKGTDNAFSIPGTEAQEGIQLLERTFPQASGTSAQIVIVADDGDVVTEEPYTAAIADTVAAFTDLDGVLAVTDPFDDMVSGLVSDDERAAIVRLQFDGQAIDVSEETTQALRNISADVRDELPAGAQVALGGDLFGTSIPTLSIIEAVGVLLALFVLIVTFRSLAVAWFPLVSALIGVGLAIALIYAATAFTLISSTAPMLAIMLGLAVGIDYALFIVARHQDQVRAGVEPEESAARATGTAGSAVVFAGMTVLIALVGLSFAGIPFLTVMGIAAAAAVAIAVAVAVTLTPALLGFSKGRVVGWPRRARRTSKSDETDAAAPAPRRARRGFAQRWVMLVTRHPVVTTIAVVAGLGVVAVPAASLTLALPNAGVQSPASEARQAYDLTAEHFGPGSNGPLIMTGTIVTSTDPLTLMTDIGDEVAKIPGVAEVALATPNETADTGLVQIVPETAPDDPATADLVRELRAQHDRLLDEYGVDLKVTGFTAVGIDISDRLGAALVPFGLFVVGLSLILLTIVFRSIWVPVTAAAGYLLSVAASFGVVAAVFEWGWFADLLHVARTGPVISFMPIILMGVLFGLAMDYQVFLVSRMREDYVHARRDRAGRADRHTAVGAVRSGFTASARVVTAAAVIMFAVFAAFVPEGDSSIKPIALGLAAGIAIDAFLVRMTLVPAVMALLGEKAWWMPRWLERRLPHFDIEGEAVERELSTAHWPERPAAVAGEGVTLTADAGRRGEVTLFRDCTFRVDDGGTLLVDGERRAARAFALMVAGRLTPDDGLLRVAGHLLPGRAAWVRAHVSVALLDAADDPVRALRHALSGSPRLVVVDGLDALPSEHRDEAARMLRTAAASLRERSGDPRSALTVVASGHSDGGARAVLTAAGRPEPTLLILNDRPASPTPDTDAASDRTAESKAFA, from the coding sequence GTGTCCACTCTCCTGTTCTCCCTGGGCCGCTGGTCGTACCGTCACCCCTGGCGCGTTCTCGTCGCCTGGGTGCTGCTGCTGAGCCTCGCGGGAGGCGGCGCCCTGGCCTTCATGAAGGGCACCGACAACGCCTTTTCGATCCCGGGCACCGAAGCCCAGGAAGGCATCCAGCTGCTGGAGCGCACTTTTCCGCAGGCGAGCGGCACGAGCGCCCAGATCGTCATCGTCGCCGATGACGGCGACGTCGTGACCGAGGAGCCCTACACCGCGGCCATCGCCGACACCGTCGCCGCATTCACCGACCTCGACGGCGTGCTGGCCGTCACAGACCCGTTCGACGACATGGTCTCGGGGCTCGTCTCGGACGATGAACGCGCCGCGATCGTGCGCCTGCAGTTCGACGGGCAGGCCATCGACGTCAGCGAGGAGACGACACAGGCCCTCCGCAACATCTCCGCAGACGTGCGCGACGAACTCCCCGCCGGGGCCCAGGTCGCCCTCGGCGGGGACCTGTTCGGCACGTCCATTCCGACGCTGTCGATCATCGAGGCGGTCGGCGTGCTCCTCGCGCTGTTCGTCCTCATCGTGACGTTCCGCTCCCTCGCCGTGGCCTGGTTCCCGCTGGTGAGCGCCCTCATCGGGGTGGGACTGGCGATAGCCCTCATCTACGCGGCGACGGCCTTCACCCTGATCTCGTCGACGGCTCCCATGCTGGCGATCATGCTCGGGCTCGCGGTCGGCATCGACTACGCCCTCTTCATCGTCGCGCGCCACCAAGACCAGGTGCGTGCCGGGGTGGAGCCCGAGGAGTCCGCCGCCCGCGCCACCGGCACCGCCGGCTCCGCCGTGGTCTTCGCCGGCATGACGGTGCTGATCGCACTCGTCGGGCTCTCGTTCGCCGGCATCCCGTTCCTCACCGTCATGGGCATCGCCGCCGCGGCCGCCGTCGCCATCGCGGTGGCGGTCGCCGTCACGCTCACCCCCGCCCTCCTCGGGTTCTCGAAGGGCCGCGTGGTCGGGTGGCCACGCCGCGCACGCCGCACGTCGAAGTCCGACGAGACGGATGCCGCGGCGCCGGCGCCCCGCCGCGCTCGCCGGGGCTTCGCGCAGCGGTGGGTGATGCTCGTCACGCGTCACCCGGTCGTGACGACCATCGCCGTCGTGGCGGGCCTCGGGGTGGTCGCGGTCCCCGCGGCATCCCTCACGCTCGCCCTTCCCAACGCCGGCGTGCAGTCGCCGGCCAGCGAGGCTCGGCAGGCGTATGACCTGACCGCCGAGCACTTCGGACCCGGCAGCAACGGCCCCCTGATCATGACGGGGACGATCGTCACGTCGACCGATCCGCTCACCCTGATGACCGACATCGGCGACGAGGTCGCGAAGATCCCCGGCGTCGCCGAGGTGGCCCTCGCCACACCGAACGAGACGGCCGACACCGGTCTGGTGCAGATCGTCCCCGAGACCGCACCCGACGACCCGGCCACCGCCGACCTGGTGCGGGAGCTCCGCGCCCAGCACGACCGACTGCTCGACGAATACGGCGTCGATCTCAAGGTCACCGGCTTCACCGCCGTCGGCATCGACATCTCCGACCGCCTCGGCGCGGCGCTGGTGCCCTTCGGCCTCTTCGTCGTCGGGCTGTCGCTCATCCTGCTCACGATCGTCTTCCGTTCGATCTGGGTGCCGGTGACCGCCGCCGCGGGATACCTGCTGTCGGTCGCCGCCTCGTTCGGCGTCGTGGCGGCGGTGTTCGAATGGGGCTGGTTCGCGGATCTGCTGCACGTCGCCCGCACCGGACCGGTCATCAGCTTCATGCCGATCATCCTCATGGGCGTGCTCTTCGGCCTCGCCATGGACTATCAGGTGTTCCTCGTCTCGCGCATGCGCGAGGACTACGTGCACGCCCGTCGTGACCGCGCCGGACGCGCCGACCGTCATACCGCCGTCGGCGCCGTGCGGTCGGGCTTCACGGCGTCGGCCCGCGTCGTGACCGCGGCCGCCGTCATCATGTTCGCCGTCTTCGCCGCGTTCGTACCCGAGGGCGACTCGTCCATCAAGCCCATCGCGCTGGGCCTTGCCGCCGGCATCGCGATCGACGCGTTCCTCGTGCGCATGACGCTCGTGCCTGCCGTCATGGCCCTGCTGGGAGAGAAGGCCTGGTGGATGCCGCGCTGGCTCGAGCGCCGGCTGCCGCACTTCGACATCGAAGGCGAGGCGGTGGAGCGCGAGCTCAGCACCGCGCACTGGCCCGAGCGGCCCGCGGCCGTCGCCGGCGAGGGCGTGACGCTGACGGCCGATGCCGGTCGCCGCGGCGAGGTCACCCTGTTCCGGGACTGCACCTTCCGCGTCGACGACGGCGGCACGCTGCTCGTCGACGGCGAGCGGCGCGCCGCACGCGCCTTCGCGCTCATGGTCGCCGGGCGCCTCACCCCCGACGACGGGCTGCTGCGCGTGGCCGGCCACCTGCTGCCCGGACGCGCGGCCTGGGTGAGGGCACACGTCTCCGTCGCGCTCCTCGACGCCGCCGACGACCCCGTTCGGGCACTCCGGCACGCCCTGTCGGGCTCGCCGCGCCTCGTCGTCGTCGACGGCCTCGACGCTCTGCCGTCGGAGCACCGGGACGAAGCCGCGCGGATGCTGCGCACGGCCGCCGCGAGCCTGCGCGAGCGCTCCGGCGACCCGCGGTCTGCCCTCACAGTCGTCGCATCCGGCCACTCCGACGGCGGTGCCCGTGCGGTGCTCACGGCGGCCGGGCGGCCCGAGCCCACCCTCCTGATCCTCAACGACCGACCGGCATCCCCCACGCCCGACACGGATGCCGCGTCTGACCGAACCGCGGAAAGCAAGGCCTTCGCATGA
- a CDS encoding YhgE/Pip family protein, which yields MTLLLERARSRRPVTWLTLIGVLLLPVIIGGVLVAALYNPTERLDAMNVAVVNDDEPVTIDDQLVPLGRQLTAGLVEGSDDLPSNLTWTISNDEDARDGLADGGYDAIVTIPENFSAAATSTAPGSIPEQATIVVETAPDSLVVDEAITAQVTQAAAGLLGSQLSQVYLENVFLGFTTLGDQLGTAADGAAELGDGARTIGDGVTSLADGVRALGTGAGAIADGARELSSGAGALAGGATEAADGLDSLADGATALADGQRQLAGAIGGIASQIPADMPQMPQQLTDAIAGIAANSTAINEQLTASAQRLAELAASCDPTATPALCTQLNDAAQRAQQVLPTAATLVGQAGAIGSALEGMGQMPALGAGLTEIAAQANQIADGVAGLAGGAQQAAGGVRELAVGADALASGASQLATGADQLTSGATDAANGADALADGVGELAGGADTLSDGLTTATEALPSYTDQEAADLASVVADPVAAEGLGTNLFGASAVPLLVTIALWFGGLGSFVALRAVSGRALTSRRPSALLALRSLAPAAAIGALQGLLVAGVVQLAAAYDGGTWSLFALLCMLAGVAFAAVNQALVAVLGGAGRWVSALVGVLAVATGVVSTVPGVLASIAGLMPTTPAYQAMLGVLTDAGGVGAGAAGLVIWGVLALVASTLAVTRRRSTSAKAVLGAAAA from the coding sequence ATGACCCTCCTCCTCGAGCGCGCGCGCTCGCGCCGCCCCGTCACGTGGCTCACCCTCATCGGGGTGCTGCTGCTCCCGGTGATCATCGGCGGGGTGCTCGTCGCCGCGCTGTACAACCCCACGGAGCGCCTCGACGCCATGAACGTCGCCGTCGTCAACGACGACGAGCCCGTCACGATCGACGACCAGCTGGTGCCGCTGGGCCGGCAGCTGACAGCAGGCCTCGTCGAAGGCTCCGACGACCTGCCGAGCAACCTCACCTGGACGATCTCCAACGACGAGGATGCCCGTGACGGACTGGCCGACGGCGGCTACGACGCCATCGTGACCATTCCGGAGAACTTCTCCGCCGCCGCCACCTCCACCGCTCCCGGCAGCATCCCGGAGCAGGCCACCATCGTCGTGGAGACCGCCCCCGACAGCCTCGTCGTCGACGAAGCCATCACCGCGCAGGTCACGCAGGCCGCAGCGGGGTTGCTGGGAAGCCAGCTCTCGCAGGTGTACCTCGAGAACGTCTTCCTCGGATTCACCACGCTCGGCGACCAGCTGGGTACGGCGGCCGACGGTGCCGCGGAGCTCGGCGACGGCGCCCGCACCATCGGCGACGGCGTGACGAGCCTCGCCGACGGCGTGCGGGCACTGGGCACCGGCGCCGGCGCGATCGCCGACGGCGCACGGGAGCTGTCCTCGGGCGCGGGAGCGCTCGCCGGCGGAGCGACCGAGGCCGCCGATGGACTCGACTCGCTCGCCGACGGCGCGACGGCCCTCGCCGACGGTCAGCGGCAGCTCGCGGGCGCGATCGGCGGGATCGCATCGCAGATCCCCGCGGACATGCCCCAGATGCCGCAGCAGCTCACCGACGCCATCGCCGGCATCGCCGCCAACAGCACCGCGATCAACGAGCAGCTGACGGCATCGGCGCAGCGACTGGCAGAGCTCGCCGCCTCGTGCGATCCGACCGCCACCCCGGCGCTGTGCACGCAGCTGAACGACGCGGCCCAGCGCGCGCAGCAGGTGCTGCCCACCGCCGCGACCCTCGTGGGTCAGGCCGGTGCCATCGGGTCGGCCCTCGAGGGCATGGGGCAGATGCCGGCGCTCGGCGCCGGCCTCACCGAGATCGCCGCACAGGCCAACCAGATCGCCGACGGCGTCGCGGGGCTCGCCGGCGGCGCGCAGCAGGCGGCGGGCGGGGTCCGTGAGCTCGCCGTCGGCGCCGACGCTCTGGCATCCGGCGCCTCACAGCTCGCGACCGGCGCCGATCAGCTGACCTCCGGGGCTACGGACGCCGCCAACGGCGCCGATGCCCTGGCCGACGGTGTCGGCGAACTCGCCGGTGGAGCGGACACCCTGTCGGACGGCCTCACCACCGCCACCGAGGCGCTCCCGTCGTACACCGACCAGGAGGCCGCCGACCTCGCCTCGGTCGTGGCCGACCCGGTGGCCGCCGAAGGGCTGGGCACGAACCTGTTCGGGGCATCCGCCGTTCCCCTCCTCGTGACGATCGCGCTGTGGTTCGGCGGGCTGGGCTCGTTCGTGGCGCTGCGTGCGGTCTCGGGCCGGGCCCTCACGTCGCGTCGGCCCTCGGCGCTGCTCGCGCTGCGCTCGCTCGCGCCGGCAGCGGCGATCGGCGCCCTGCAGGGTCTGCTGGTCGCCGGGGTGGTGCAGCTGGCCGCAGCCTACGACGGCGGCACCTGGTCGCTGTTCGCCCTGCTGTGCATGCTCGCCGGTGTCGCGTTCGCCGCGGTGAACCAGGCGCTGGTGGCCGTGCTCGGCGGCGCCGGCCGCTGGGTGTCCGCGCTGGTCGGCGTGCTGGCGGTCGCCACCGGCGTCGTGTCGACCGTGCCCGGCGTGCTCGCCTCGATCGCAGGCCTCATGCCCACGACCCCCGCCTACCAGGCCATGCTCGGCGTGCTCACCGACGCCGGCGGCGTGGGAGCGGGCGCTGCGGGCCTGGTGATCTGGGGAGTCCTGGCCCTCGTCGCCTCGACGCTCGCGGTCACCCGCCGTCGGTCGACCTCAGCCAAGGCCGTGCTGGGAGCCGCCGCGGCGTAA
- a CDS encoding PadR family transcriptional regulator translates to MSETEALDTHLQELRRGTTVLACLRLLQQPGYGYGLLEELSRRGFDTDANTLYPLLRRLEKQGHLTSEWNTDEARPRKFYRTSEAGQRLARALTDDFTAIADAIAGLPEES, encoded by the coding sequence ATGAGCGAGACCGAAGCCCTCGACACCCACCTGCAGGAGCTGCGGCGCGGCACGACGGTGCTCGCGTGCCTGCGGCTGCTGCAGCAGCCCGGGTACGGCTACGGACTGCTCGAGGAGCTGAGCCGGCGTGGGTTCGACACCGACGCCAACACGCTGTACCCCCTGCTGCGCCGTCTGGAGAAGCAGGGACACCTCACGAGCGAGTGGAACACCGACGAGGCCCGGCCCCGCAAGTTCTACCGCACGAGCGAAGCCGGGCAGCGCCTGGCCCGCGCCCTCACCGACGACTTCACCGCGATCGCCGACGCGATCGCCGGGCTCCCCGAGGAGAGCTGA
- the ccsB gene encoding c-type cytochrome biogenesis protein CcsB: MPVTEALSLDDVSVLLVWTAIAIYALAFIAYAVDLARRSDQAVKAQDTRQRALVGATAGAAGAASSGSAQAAASGPDVDAPGSERRRHLWARIGTALMWLGFVFHVVADVLRGIAAERVPWANMYEFALTGTMLIVAVYLGVLFRHDLRFLGAFISGLVVVLLGGATLAYYVEVQPLMDPLKSVWLVIHVFVASLSTAFFALAFALSVVQLFQAHREAKLLRVADRDPQEVSAPGGGSRLLRTLPNADTLESLAYRFAIIGFIFWTFTLIAGSIWANDAWGRYWGFDTKEVWTFVIWVLYAGYIHARATRGWRGVRSAWLSIIGFATVIFNFTIVNQFFKGLHAYSGLN; this comes from the coding sequence ATGCCTGTGACCGAAGCGCTCTCGCTCGACGACGTGTCCGTGCTGCTGGTGTGGACCGCCATCGCGATCTACGCACTGGCGTTCATCGCCTACGCCGTCGACCTCGCGCGTCGCTCGGACCAGGCCGTGAAGGCGCAGGACACCCGCCAGCGGGCCCTCGTCGGCGCCACCGCCGGGGCTGCCGGCGCGGCATCGTCGGGCAGCGCGCAGGCCGCGGCATCCGGCCCGGACGTCGACGCCCCCGGCAGCGAGCGCCGCCGGCACCTGTGGGCGCGCATCGGCACGGCCCTGATGTGGCTGGGCTTCGTATTCCACGTCGTCGCCGATGTGCTGCGCGGGATCGCCGCCGAGCGCGTGCCGTGGGCCAACATGTACGAGTTCGCCCTGACCGGCACCATGCTGATCGTCGCGGTGTACCTGGGCGTGCTCTTCCGGCACGACCTGCGCTTCCTCGGCGCTTTCATCAGCGGGCTCGTCGTGGTGCTGCTGGGTGGCGCGACCCTGGCGTACTACGTCGAGGTGCAGCCGCTCATGGACCCCCTCAAGAGCGTGTGGCTCGTCATCCACGTCTTCGTCGCGTCGCTGTCGACGGCCTTCTTCGCGCTGGCGTTCGCGCTGTCGGTGGTGCAGCTGTTCCAAGCGCACCGCGAGGCGAAGCTCCTGCGGGTCGCCGACCGCGATCCGCAGGAGGTCTCCGCGCCCGGCGGCGGGTCGCGCCTGCTGCGCACGCTTCCCAACGCCGACACGCTGGAGTCGCTCGCCTACCGCTTCGCGATCATCGGGTTCATCTTCTGGACCTTCACCCTCATCGCCGGATCCATCTGGGCCAACGACGCGTGGGGCCGCTACTGGGGCTTCGACACGAAGGAAGTCTGGACCTTCGTGATCTGGGTGCTCTACGCCGGCTACATCCACGCCCGGGCCACGCGCGGGTGGCGCGGCGTGCGCTCGGCGTGGCTGTCGATCATCGGCTTCGCCACGGTCATCTTCAACTTCACGATCGTGAACCAGTTCTTCAAGGGCCTGCACGCCTACAGCGGCCTGAACTGA
- a CDS encoding permease prefix domain 1-containing protein — translation MTTTATLTDRYVETAMRSVPEKQRPDLAAELRASIEDQIDARVAAGDPQDAAERTVLTELGDPDALAAGYIDRPLWLIGPRYYLTWWRLTKLLWAIVPACVAFAVALGQVLAGESIGTVIGAVVPAVISVIVNIGFWTALVFFIIERSTGDKDAGVVSVWTLDRLPEKKERGAGLSDLVASLVFLALAAGAVIWDQLFGLAYLVEAGGWLPALSPALWPGWILGLVVLIALEAALAVTVYLRGRWTLATATVNAALNVLFVVPLLWLLTRQELLNPGLFRGLIPADSAETVETVVVTLIGFGAVAAAAWDTLDGYLKARRVR, via the coding sequence ATGACCACCACCGCCACCCTCACCGACCGCTATGTCGAGACCGCCATGCGCTCGGTCCCGGAGAAGCAGCGCCCCGACCTCGCCGCCGAGCTGCGTGCGTCGATCGAGGACCAGATCGATGCGCGCGTCGCCGCGGGCGACCCTCAGGATGCCGCCGAGCGCACCGTGCTCACGGAGCTCGGCGACCCCGACGCGCTCGCCGCGGGATACATCGACCGTCCCCTCTGGCTCATCGGACCGCGCTACTACCTCACCTGGTGGCGCCTGACGAAGCTGCTGTGGGCGATCGTGCCGGCCTGCGTCGCGTTCGCCGTCGCCCTCGGCCAGGTGCTGGCGGGGGAGAGCATCGGCACCGTCATCGGCGCGGTCGTCCCCGCGGTGATCTCGGTCATCGTCAACATCGGCTTCTGGACGGCGCTGGTGTTCTTCATCATCGAGCGCTCCACCGGAGACAAGGATGCCGGCGTCGTCTCCGTGTGGACCCTCGACCGCCTCCCGGAGAAGAAGGAGCGCGGCGCCGGACTCAGCGACCTCGTGGCCTCCCTCGTCTTCCTCGCCCTCGCCGCCGGCGCCGTCATCTGGGACCAGCTGTTCGGGCTGGCCTACCTGGTCGAGGCCGGCGGCTGGCTGCCGGCTCTGTCGCCGGCGCTCTGGCCGGGGTGGATCCTCGGACTCGTCGTCCTCATCGCGCTGGAAGCGGCGCTCGCCGTCACCGTCTATCTGCGGGGTCGCTGGACGCTGGCGACGGCGACCGTGAACGCCGCCCTCAATGTGCTGTTCGTGGTGCCGCTGCTGTGGCTGCTGACACGGCAGGAGCTGCTGAATCCGGGGCTGTTCCGCGGCCTCATCCCCGCAGACTCGGCCGAGACGGTGGAGACCGTCGTGGTGACGCTGATCGGCTTCGGCGCTGTCGCGGCCGCAGCCTGGGACACGCTCGACGGCTACCTCAAGGCCCGGCGCGTCCGGTGA